The sequence below is a genomic window from Lepus europaeus isolate LE1 chromosome 20, mLepTim1.pri, whole genome shotgun sequence.
taaaatgtaagttcTTTTCAATGTTATCTATGGATTTTGGTTAATCTGAAACCAAATAACAGCCATCTTTTTAGTAGATTTCAACAAGTTGGTTATATATTTCATTCAAATAATCAATGTTAGCAATGCTTCCCAAAGTTTCCCAGAAAATATGGGAGGAAACCATCTGTGAATCCGGTTTTAAACAGATACACAAGGCAAATTAAGATATCAGAAAAACACTACAGACCaatgtttattttgaataaagtCAGGAATCCTCAACAATATTTTATGAAATCACATCCACATTGTATATCATCACGATATGGAATTTATCCCTGTATTTTAACACTAAAAATTGATTAACATAAATACTTCGGTCAATACAAAAAATGAATAATACCATGACCATATCAATGGGTGCCAATAAAGCATTTGTAATAAGGTAACACTTACCCATGAGAGAAAACAAAACTTTCAACAAACTGTAAATAAAGGGGAacttcctcaaaattataaaacatactgCTAATTAGCTTTCTGCTACCACATTGAAATAACTGAGGAAAcacaacataaagaaaagtttatttaccCCATGGTTTTGAAGGTACACAGTTCAGCATTGAGTGGGCCTCGCTGGTTCTCCTCCAATAATGGCATTCTTCCTGGTGCAGTCCTGAGGCAATGTAGAGCATCAGATAGCAAAAGGGAGTATATGTGTCTCCTACAAGGCCACCACGATTTAATCATGGCAACTCTACCCTAATGTCTCAATCCAATCCAGACACCTCCTAAAGGTCCCACTTCCAAACACCACAATGGGATTAAGTTCCCACCCTCATGGTTGCATTAAGACTGAGGATCAAGCCTTTTACCTTTGGGATGCTGGAAGATATTCAGTACTCAAACTTAACAGCCAACACCATAGTAGGCATTTATGAAAAAGCTTAAAGCTAACACAATGATTGTGAAAGACTAAACACTTCCCCCTGAGATGAGGACCAAGGACAGAATGCTCCCACAAATTTTGTTCAACATTTTGATGGAAATTCTAAACAGTAAAataggggaagaaaaaaatgaattcatattggaaagaaataattaaaactctcctcattagcaggaatcaCAATCTTGTAGAAAAATCTGAAGTCATACCTACAAGAATTGATAAACAAGTTCATCAAAGTTAAATACCAACTATATTTCTAAACAGGGTGCCGCTGCTGCGGCCCCGGGGCCCCCGGCCGGCCGGCGCCCGCGGCGGGGCGGCTCCGGATCAGCCGGGCCGCTCCCTGGAGCCGCCGCCGGGCCTGGCCGACTGGCGCGCTAGCGTCCGCCGCGACGCGCGCGACTTCCTGTGGCTGTGCGCGCACCTGGACTGCACGCCCGACATCTGGGCGCTGTACGACTGGAGCGTGTGGCTCACGCCGTTCTTCAGCCAGGCCCACAGCCACAACCGCAGCCGCCGCTTTGACACGGCGTTCTACCTGTGCTGCCTGCGCGAGCCGCCGCTCGTCTGCCCCGACTCGGCGGAGGTGGTGGGATCCCAGTGGTCCTCTCCTTCAGAGGCAACCAGAAGTTTAATCTCAAAGGAGTTTTGGCTGCCTCCACCACAGTTCTACGAAATCAGAAGACTTGAGAACTTTGCCTCCCTGTCTGACTTGCACATCTTTTGTTTGGACCGTGCATTGGAAGGAGTGGAAAGATGGCTGCCCATCAGCTTGTTAACTGCTGATGGGGTGGTCCAGCTTTTACCTGGGGATGAGCTATACTTGAAAGATTCAGACTTTTTAGAAAAAGTTTTGTCTACTGAAAAAAGTATAGAAGTCATGAGGGAAGGCAAGAAATTTCGCCGAATAGTGATCCACAGCCGCCATCTGTATAGCCTTCACGTGACCATTCAGCCGCAGTACAAGCACATCTATCCCAAGAACTACATGGCGAGTAAGAGCCACTTGTAGGGCGCCGCTCATTGGCACGCTGGCCTGCCCGAGGTGGTGCTAATAACAATGAGAGTTGAATAAACTTACTTGAAATGTAAGAAACCTGTAAAAGTTCTGATGCAGGGATTCTTAGCtctcttgcttattttttttttctgtaaacctTACAATATGGCACAAGTATAAAGTTTATAAAGTATTAATGATCTTGCTACCAAGAATTCCATGGGCGATGTCTCATCTCAGAAGTTTAAGATGTTCGACTGCTGTTGTTCTGCTGGGCCACTGTATTTGCACTTTCTTTCCCAAGGTGCTTTACAGAGTAACCCACGAGTTCCTCACACTTGCTGCTGGGAATTAACTAAAAGGATGTGTGATTGGACGGTGAGCAGTTGACTGCGACAGCCTCCAAATGACAATGTCACTGTTTTCTTTCGCATTTTATCTTGTCGATTAACATGCAATAATACAGTTGTACAAGGAAATCTATTTTAGttagtattttaaagaaatatgaagCCATAACAAAAGCCATCACTGTTTTTACTCCAGAGTGGTAGTTAATGAATGCAAAGAAGTTAGAGAGATGTGGTATTTAATTAATGATATTTTTGGTACATTTAATATAAGTATTTTTTACCTCCTTTTGGAGAGGAATGTTTACTGAGTAAAGGTGAGAAATGATCATTCTTTTTCAAGATCTTGACTGTATCATacaattgatttcatttttcatgaaatgtCTCCATTCCCTAccaataaaataaagacattggtaaatacaaaaaaaaaaaataccaactaTATTTCTAAACAGTGAATaatctggaaatgaaattaaaaatgatttaaataaatagaaaacagaataaaatgcataataaaattaaattcacaCAAAACATATAAACACTGAAGAACTACAAAAGATTGCTGAAAGATTGCTGGAATAAATGGAAGGTCTAAATACATATAGAGATATTCTACATTGTAAATTTAAAAGTCTATATTGTTAAGAAGGTGATATTGTGCAAATTGAGCTGCGGTTTCACTgccatcccaatcaaaatatcagcaGGACTTCTTTCCAGTAATAAACTgaacctaaaattcatatgaatatACACTGGACTCTGATTAGCTGAAGCAATCTTAATGGAACAAAGTTGGAAGTTACATATCTCTGGATTTTAAGGCTACACTAAATTAAAACTAtggtataggccggcgccatggcttaacaggctaatcctccgccttgcggcgccagcacaccaggttctagtcctggttggggcgccggattctatcccggttgcccctcttccaggccagctctctgctatggcccgggaaggcagtggaggatggcccaagtccttgggccctgcacctgcaaggaggtgcaggagaagcacctggctcctggcttcggatcagcatgatgcgctggccgcagcggccattggagggtgaaccaacggcaaaaaggaagacctttctctctatctctctccctcactatccactctgcctgtcaaaaaaacaaaacaaaacaaaaaaaaaacctatggtaTAAGCATAAGGAAAGTC
It includes:
- the LOC133749339 gene encoding acyl-coenzyme A diphosphatase NUDT19-like; translation: MWESGTQMLQMLCSSRGFMHPQPPHLFFLQRRLVERGRRIIAEHLKIKFKIGACRTFKMVPLLRPRGPRPAGARGGAAPDQPGRSLEPPPGLADWRASVRRDARDFLWLCAHLDCTPDIWALYDWSVWLTPFFSQAHSHNRSRRFDTAFYLCCLREPPLVCPDSAEVVGSQWSSPSEATRSLISKEFWLPPPQFYEIRRLENFASLSDLHIFCLDRALEGVERWLPISLLTADGVVQLLPGDELYLKDSDFLEKVLSTEKSIEVMREGKKFRRIVIHSRHLYSLHVTIQPQYKHIYPKNYMASKSHL